A DNA window from Streptococcus mutans contains the following coding sequences:
- a CDS encoding aspartate-semialdehyde dehydrogenase leader peptide, with product MQEQILASCVNLLATLNQKCLFPCNNKGFFIEFNSLWTFFFV from the coding sequence ATGCAGGAGCAGATCTTGGCAAGTTGTGTGAACCTGCTTGCCACACTTAATCAAAAGTGCCTTTTCCCTTGTAATAACAAGGGCTTTTTTATTGAATTCAATAGTTTATGGACTTTTTTTTTTGTATAA
- the cls gene encoding cardiolipin synthase, producing the protein MKKSKRGILRGIFSRATIIVVLLLVQVFLLLSTFLWFNHYRLHLEILGIVLMIGAVLYLVNSQMDTLSIITWLLVILPFPILGTLFLIYTKQDWGYRELKSLIKKSTQAIKPYFQYDQRILYKLKESHARTYNLAQYLHRSGGFPVYKNTKVTYFPNGQSKFEEMKKQLLKAEKFIFLEYFIIAEGLMWGEILSILEQKVQEGVEVRVMYDGMLELSTLSFDYAKRLEKIGIKAKVFSPITPFVSTYYNYRDHRKILVIDNKVAFNGGINLADEYINQIERFGYWKDTAVMLEGEGVASFTLMFLQMWSTTNKDYEFAPYLTQNFHEIVANGYVIPYSDSPLDHEKVGENVYIDILNQARDYVYIMTPYLILDSEMEHALQFAAERGVDVKIIMPGIPDKKVPFALAKRYFPALLDAGVKIYEFTPGFVHAKVFIADDIKAVVGTINLDYRSLYHHFECATYMYQTDCLVDIKADFKETLKQSRRVTRSTLQKEKISTKLIGLVVKLVAPLL; encoded by the coding sequence GGTATTTTAAGAGGAATATTTAGTCGTGCCACGATTATTGTTGTTTTACTTCTTGTTCAAGTTTTTCTTTTGTTATCAACCTTTCTCTGGTTTAATCACTATAGACTTCATCTTGAAATTTTAGGAATTGTCTTAATGATAGGAGCTGTTCTTTATCTTGTGAATAGTCAGATGGATACGCTTTCGATTATTACTTGGCTTTTGGTTATTTTGCCTTTTCCTATTTTAGGAACACTTTTTTTAATCTATACAAAGCAAGATTGGGGTTATCGTGAGTTGAAATCGCTTATCAAAAAATCGACACAAGCTATTAAACCTTATTTTCAGTATGATCAACGTATTTTGTATAAACTAAAAGAAAGTCACGCTAGAACTTATAATTTAGCCCAATATCTCCATAGAAGCGGAGGATTTCCTGTTTACAAAAACACCAAAGTCACGTACTTTCCGAATGGGCAATCTAAATTTGAAGAGATGAAAAAACAGTTGCTAAAAGCTGAAAAATTCATCTTTTTAGAATATTTCATTATAGCTGAAGGATTGATGTGGGGTGAAATTCTTTCTATTTTAGAACAAAAAGTTCAAGAAGGAGTAGAAGTTAGGGTGATGTATGATGGCATGTTAGAATTATCAACGCTTTCTTTTGACTATGCTAAAAGACTGGAAAAAATTGGGATAAAAGCCAAGGTTTTTTCACCCATAACTCCATTTGTGTCTACCTATTACAATTACCGAGACCATCGTAAAATTTTAGTTATTGATAATAAGGTCGCTTTTAATGGGGGGATTAATCTTGCGGATGAATATATCAATCAAATTGAACGATTTGGTTATTGGAAAGATACTGCTGTTATGCTGGAAGGTGAAGGTGTCGCTTCTTTTACTTTAATGTTTTTACAAATGTGGTCTACTACCAATAAAGATTATGAATTTGCACCTTATTTAACCCAAAATTTTCATGAGATTGTTGCTAATGGTTATGTCATTCCCTACAGTGATTCACCGCTTGACCATGAAAAAGTAGGTGAAAATGTTTACATTGATATCCTCAATCAAGCGCGGGATTATGTTTACATTATGACGCCTTATTTAATTTTAGATAGTGAAATGGAGCATGCTTTACAATTTGCTGCTGAACGTGGTGTTGATGTTAAAATTATTATGCCAGGTATTCCTGATAAGAAGGTTCCCTTTGCCTTAGCTAAGCGCTATTTTCCTGCTCTTCTTGATGCGGGAGTCAAGATTTATGAATTCACGCCAGGATTTGTACATGCTAAAGTTTTTATAGCTGATGATATAAAAGCAGTAGTAGGGACAATAAACTTAGATTATCGTAGTCTTTATCATCATTTTGAATGTGCGACTTATATGTATCAGACGGATTGTCTTGTTGATATTAAAGCCGATTTTAAAGAAACTTTAAAACAATCAAGACGAGTAACACGATCAACTTTACAAAAAGAAAAAATTTCGACAAAATTAATTGGTTTGGTTGTTAAGTTGGTAGCCCCCCTCTTGTGA